Within the Fusarium keratoplasticum isolate Fu6.1 chromosome 1, whole genome shotgun sequence genome, the region AAAGACGGAGCCTATGACGCTTGGCTCTGCGGCTGCCCTTCCTTCAACGTCCCTCATCTCGTGCCCTTTGCGTACCTCATGTGTAGGGGGGGACGCGACTAGAGTCTGTTAAAGGGGGGGGATGGGCGGCTCCTGAAGCTACAGAAGGACACCCACTCACAGTAGGTAGCCGCTTGATGATGGACGTCGGGACACAGCAGGCAAACAAGTCGATTCTTCCAGGCTCAAGGTGGTGGATGCCCTCCCTGTCCTTGCAGGGCTCCGTGCTTGGTGCCGTTACAATGAAAGCGGATTGGACACTCCACATACGCTACTCGGAAGAAGCTCATCGACTCCACCAGGACCCCGACCAACCGAACGCTCAGCGTCAGAGCATCCATGGATCACATCAGGTGAATCAGTCGCGGGAAAAGGCGAGGAATCCGGACAGGATGCGGAGGGACCAGGCATGGCTGGCATTGCAGCTTGAGGCATGGGCTAGGGCTAGGCACAgaagagctggagccggCGACCTCGACTCGAGGACGAGACCCCGCCGCCACTGGgctccatgatgatggctttgGTAATGCCTCTCGGCACCCTGGTGAATTCATTGTCATTGTCATCCGACGCGCAGAAAGGCAACGGCGTCATCGTGTGTTGTAGCTTACCGGACGAACTATGATCGCGTCTCCCGTGACCATGCCATAGGTGGGATAGGCCGGTCAGCGATGCGATCCAAGGGACTCCCTGATCAAGATCGCCGCCGCACTCTAGTGCAAGACACAGTTCCCACCTGCTGGAAGCTCTCTGTCAGAGTTCCTCACGTCACTTTCCGGAGTTGGGCTTGCAATGGATCTGTTCAGTCTCAGTCAGAGAAAATAAAGAGCCGCGATTAATAAAAAGCAATATCCCTGCGTCCCAGGTTCGCGCTTCTTTTTCATCATATCATCCAACCTTGCTCCCTACCGAGATCAAAGATGATCCCTGGGTGTCTCGAATGGTCTCGGGGAACCTTACAACTGTTCCAAACCCTGCTCCAAGTCTTGGCTCCTTTTCGCTGTCTGGGAATGCCAACCCCGGCCTCATTCCCTGTGGGTGTAAATGTGATAAACTTTACTGTGCGCACCAAACCTCAAGGGATGGAAGGAACTTGCCTGTGATGGATGCAGTGGGTGTTGCCCGTCTACTCCCAGACAGTAACCAACCCTCCAAATTCACACTGTAATTGAATCCATGGCGAAGGACCTcccaacatcaagctcaCGCCCACCAGGAACTGCCGTCTTCTCATTAAAGTATCGATATGCCTTCAGGCTCTACCGAGCATTGAGTTCTACGCGACAGCTCGTTCAGGCCCGTGACTGGTTCAGTAATTTCGATGGAAACATCCTCAATTGTCTAAGCAACGCCAAAGCCTTCTGAGCGTTGAACCGTTTGGAGCAATATGAAGTCCAGGCCATGACAATTCGGCACATGGGAATGGCAGATTCGACACGCCATGTGGCCCGCATTAGCCAAGGCGTCGATCCTCACTCGCTCTCACCAGATGCTGGGGTTACGGTGCAGATTCAATTACCCTGCTCTCCCGCCTGGTGCTGTACAGCCTTCCCCGCGACGGCTTCGGCCATTCACCTGCGGCTCCTCGCCCAGTCGACCGTCCCCATGACGCAGCTTTGGCGCCTCGACATCCCCGAGAGTCTCCAGCTCGTCGCGGGTGCTAAAGAGCGAATTCCCTGCCAGGCGTTTCGGGTGCTGTCCTGTCTGTAAATCGGCAAACTGGATATGCCTGCCCAACCAAGAGCATTAGCAAGACGCAGGTTGCAGGCCAGTGGATGAATGCGACAGGAACATCTCACTCGACCAGACTTGGTTCGACTTAGCGTCAAAGAAACCACCTTGTTCCTCCATGCCAGGGAGCGCCACCAGCTCACAGCATTTGGTCAGTCGGGACGAGAGGAAGACATTGTTGTAGAACCAGCTGCACCGCGGCTGCAGCACGTCACgcgccatcatggctgggTTCCTGGAGCTGGGGGTGTTTACTGAGCTAAAGTTGGCAAGATGACGGCACTCGTTCTCCAGGACGCCGGTAGGCCGGGCACGGCGCACCTTTCGCTGGAGACAGCGTCGTTTCTGACAAGGCCTTTGCCGCTCCCTCCGAGGCCTGATGTTGATTCGGGCCATGATCGGATATATCACACACGTACCCCCTCAAagtctcagcctcctcgacaatcATTGGGCTTGGGAATTGAAATCAAGTGCCGCCTTGGGGGCCTGCATGTCACTGAAATGCATGCATCCAGAAGCCCTGGAGAATTCATTGACCTGAGTTCGCCGTCAGTGCTGTTTTGATCCTACACAGGCAAGCCACGAAAAAGGCCGGTATTTCCAACTTGCAGGACTTCTCATGAAGCACTAGAGTCTAAAAGCCGAAACTTTGATGCCATGGAAAACGATACGAGGCTATCGGTTCGGATATTTAGCATGCGCGAGGCAAACGGCCATCACCTTCCTAGCCATCACGACAGCCACGGCACGGCATGGGATGggttgggatgggatgggcgTGGTGGAGGTGTCCCCGCCATGCGATGGATCCATTGGATGTTGCACCTCAAATCCATTGGTTCTGGCGGGGTGCTACCCCGGATTTTCTCCTCATTTCGTGGAGCCTCAGGACGGAAACAGGCTTGTACCCAAGGGTACCGGTTCAAGGGAGCAGGATGCGCACTATCATCTTGACCATATCCCCCCGACGCCTGTTCAGGTGGAACAAAGCATCTAACGTTAGTCCGGTACGGCAATGCCCGTGCCAATCTTGCTGCGCTTTCAGGATCGGACACGGCAGtggacgacgatggccttgCACATGCCATCGAAGCGTTCCTGGCTATGGAAACATGGCATGGATATTTCGGTTACCCAGCACATATGCCGGTGTATCGCGAAGAGCAAATGCTGCTCCATCACGATCGGAACCTTTCGAGTCCAGCACGAGACCTCACAAACCACCAGGTTGGTGGCTGTGCCGCGCTGCAGCCGAGGACATCTGCATCAATGGCAAGCCCACAGCAAAGCTTGGCGTCGTCGAATTGGAGAATGTCTGAAGGTCGCTCCTTGTTTATCGGGGCATTTAAAGTTCGCACACCCTCTACTCCGAATCCGGCCACGGGACAAAGTCCCACTCCAGTATCCTTGCAGAGGTTTGAGGGGCTAACACGGCGCCATGAGTGAACGATGACCCAGGTCTACTGTGCTGCAGAGTTGGGCATCTCCGGTCTAGAGAGGAACAACACCACATGAATGGAGCGCCTATTGATGTCTCATAATCCATCGAGAAAGCCAGTGAGCCTTGATCTACCGATGCGTGCGATGGAATGAAATAATGGTACATGGGGGAGGGAACAGGGGCATGAGCATACGTGGGTATCATGAGGTTGTCCCGCCAAACTACTATACAGATACAATGGGTTCATATCATCCGGCTATCTATGCTGCCGAAGCCACCTGTCCCTGTCCCTTTTGCTGCTTCAGCTTTTCCTCGAACTTTTCAAACTCCTTGAgagcaatctcctcctcttgatccagcaCTTGCTTCAcgcccttgacctcttcaaTCTGATGTGGCGTATTAGCGAGCCAGTACGGCGTGGTATGAAGGAGAGGGAACAAAACTCACATAATGCATTAGCATGCCCTCAATACCGTTCTTGAGAGTAACCGTGCTGGAGTCGCATGTGCGGCATGCGCCTCGCAACCTCAGGTGCACATATCCTTCGTCATCGAAACCTCGGAAATCAATGTCACCGCCGTCCTCCTGGATGGCTGGTCGGATGCGCGTCTCGAGCAATTCCTTGATCATGCCGACAACCTCGCTGTCATCCTCATTGTATGCCAGACTgtcctcctcagcttcgGGATGGGTCTCGCCCTCACGACGCTCAGCGACGTTAACGAGTGTCTCGCCTGATGTAATTGCCTCGGTGATGAGGGCAAAGATCTCGGGTCGGATGTGCGCCCAATTGGCATCGGCAGCCTTGGTCACAGTGATAAAGTCAGCGCCGTAGAAGACGGAGGTGACTCCGTCAATGTTCATGAGCTTGGCGGCGAGGGGTGAGGGGTGCGGCGGCGAGATGGTCGCTCGGGGGTTGAGATATTCGATAAAGGGTGTAGAGAAGCCCTCGGGGACGACGCGGTGGTTTGGCAGGAACTTGAGGGCGTCGGGGTTCGGCGTGCCCTCGGtctggatgaagatggttCGGACGCCGCTGCCGACGCCGGCGAGCCCTGGGGCGGTCGCCGGTCGGGCGCGGAGTTGTACCCGAGGGCGGGAAGAGGATGTAGCGGTAGGAAGCTGGGTTCGGACTGTGCTAAGAGGGCGAGTCCATCGCGGCGCTGTCCGGGAGGTCGTCTCCGTGGCGGACCGGGTGAGGGTAGCCAGTGTCCGTGACACAACTCGGGGAGctctggaagaagccatgaCGCGATTCCGGAAGCTGGACTAACGATGATGGCAGGGAAAAGGAAACGAGGAGCGAATTGTAGGGGGGCAATCCAAAGTATCAATAGGAAGGATTCATCAAATGCCTCTGCTTTGAGAATtaagagagaaaaaaaagagcgGTTTGGTGTTGGCTTGTTCTCGGACTCTCAAGTTTTCGCCGCCGTCCTCGGTCTTGTGTAGCCGTGCAAGCCGTGATAGGCCCGAGCATTAGTAATTGCCGTGCTATGATGCAAGGGCAGGCTGAGGGGGACCCGTTTGTGCACGGACCAcactttttctttttctccgTTGCTCGAGCGCGGGTCGGAAGCCATGACGCGCGGGGCCGTGAGCTTGGCCTgtcatttttttttttcttctaATCGCAAAAGTTGACATCACACTTTCAACCGATCTTGCTTTCACGTTGAGCGCTCTTTTACAACCATGTCGACCACTCAGGAAGAGCCAGATAAGGCTGCGCAGCCTACAAATGAGACTCCGGTGCCGGACACTGGAACTCAAGATACCGCTGAAGCTACCACAAGCTCTGATGCGACACCGCCCAAGTCTTCACTCTGCGGCGTGTGCAATGTGAACCCGCCCAAGTACAAATGCCCACGATGCTATCTCCCATAGTGAGTCTCCTTCCTTTTCCCAATACCAATCAATACCAGTCCTAACATATCCAAGTTGCTCCGTTGCTTGCAACAAGACACATCGCGAGAACCATCCACCCGATCCCGAGCCCGCGCCCAAACCTGAGCAACCCCAACTGCAGCAGCAACCCTCAGAACCGCGACAACCATTCAACCCCTCGAACCCCTTCCGCGCTCTCGAATCCTCCGACAAGCTGCGCCAGCTCTTCCAGAAATATCCCCACCTGCCcgaccagcttcttcagATCCACGCCGCTACCCTCCCACCACCCGAGACCAAGTCTGCCATTCCTGCCTCCCTCCTCAAGGGCCTACCACCAAAGAAAGAGACCTGGAACCACGATATAGGAATACAGAATGGCAAGGAGGCTTTACGCAAGGCCCGCCGcgccgacggcgaggagggcgatgcAATTCGCGAGTACTCGGAGCTGATTCTGCATCTCATGAACACCGATAACGCTGAAGCCGATGTCGGTGACATACTACGCCAGCAACTCGCGCAGGAGGATACGAAGCTTATCGAACGCTTAATGGCACAGGAAAAGCGCTGAGCGGGCATCAGCGTTACACGCCGCAGGACCAAAAGGACGACATCTCTCGCCCTTTGCATTTCAACTTGAAAGCGCGTGGTTTTTAAAATTGCATAAGGCTAAGAAGTGCCTCTTGGTCTGAATCTGAATAGTTGATGATAATGTTACAATGTGTCCCTGGTTGGTGTCATATTATTCTTCAGGTATAATCCATCTCATATCTCTTCCATTTCCATGTCCATTCACTCGCTAACGTTTGAATCGTCCTAGAAATCCAGCCTTGGGTGATTttggtgaggttgaaggcTGAGCCTGAACCTCTGTTTCATTACCAGGAGGACTAAGCTTCTCGTTGTTGGTCTTCTGGTTCACACTGGCCTTGCGCTGCTTGAGGCCCGCCCACTTGGAATCTCGTCGTACCTTGACTGGCTGATCGCTCTGCGACCAGTCTACACGGTGCACCTCAGCAGCTCGCTGGGGATTGGCGATGTTGGCAAGACTGCTCCTTCGCGAAGGTGCCGCGCTGGTGTTGTCTGATCCTCGCCGGTTGGGAGAGTTGGCACCGCCAAACTCGGTCTTGAAGGGCGAAGCTGGGCCAGAATCGCGCGCAAATGCCGACGAGACGTCTGAGAAGCCCGATGAGCTGGCAGAACCTCGTCTCCCAGAGGTCGGGTTGTTATGGCAGACGGCCCCGACGGCGGTTGAGTCTCTGCGGAATGGGACTTGGAGTTGGGAATCGCTTCTTCCCCACATGTTGCCAGTGCTCATCCTTCGGCCTGACTCACCCGCCTTTAAATCATTCCAGAACTGGCCCTGGACAGAGATTCGAGGGTTCTTCTGCTGCGAGTTTTCCTCGTCCACCTCGGCAGTACTCTCTAGCCTTGTGCGGCCAGGAGGTCCCGATGGTCTACCGCTGCATAGACTCTGTGCTCGTCTGTACTGTCTGTTGTATTCTTGCAGTGACATGGTCCCATTGTTCATGGAGTGAGGCCCGGGGACAGGTCTCATCCCCTTGGGGGAGGGCTGAGCCTTCTGTGCTAGAGGCTCCACGGTAGTTGTTCGAGCAAACTGTTGCGCCGCTACCTGTGGCACATGTCGATAACggaccttcttcttggcatcttcttcttcctgccgTTCGGTTTCGTCGGTGTAGTTGGAGCCCCTGAAACGGAGGTGGTCAAAGATGCTGCCTCGACGGGATGGTGCAGCCTGAGTAGGTGTACTCAGTTTgtcgttcttcttctccttgtggGACTTGGGTGCTGTTGATGTCGTGGCTGAAGCCGGTTGCTGTGCCGGAATAGTCCTTGGAGACGGCTCACCCATGTCATTTGCTGACATGGGCACCTGAAGTTGATTTTGTTGCGATGGCTGTCCATCTTGTTCAACAGCCAGGCCggtgagcttcttgctcAGCTCATTGGGGTCGAAGGGCTCAATCTGGATGCTCTTTGGCCTGTGCCTGGGCTTACCCGAGGTGTTGGTCTTGCTGGCAAATCTGTTCGTTGGCTCGTCCATCGAAGCACCCGTTGTGTAGAGCATTGTGGTGGTCATGTTGGGCAACTTGGGGGGCCCTCAGAAGAAGTGCGGGTGTGAGAACCTGAGGAATGGAATGGCACTGTGACTACAGCGACGGGAGGGGCGTTGACCAGACTACCTTGAATGGCGAAGGTAGCTGTGTTGAGAAAGGGTGACTATGTTGTGCTCCTTGTTCTTTGCAGTATGGAAGGGCAGTGTGCTGGATATCTTGAGAACAAGTCCTTGTGGTCCAGGGGAAGTCTGGCATCATAAATGTATTCCGGATTCGCCTGGGAGGCGAGATTTTCCCATGGTcatctctttgactgcgcgaaggctcccaCACGGTACCAGTCTCCACTACTAGGTCACTATTTGAGTCGCTCTGTAGCTGCGTGGTAATATGTTAGTCCTATATCTCGATTTGGGTGAGGGAAGTGAGATGCCATTTATAATTGGCTGAGATCCCGGCAAGATACCTAAtgggagccttcgcgcagtcaaagagatgACTATGCTTTCTTGGCAAAGCATCAAAAAGCCTTTCGGGCCTGGCCCGCAGGGGGAAAGTCTGAAATCGGCTGGTGGTCCATGATGAGACGGCGTCGATCCGCAACAGAGCCACGGCGCAAATGGCTCGTGCCCCGACGGCAATGTGTGGGGCAGTCCGGCCGGAGGTTATTCTGGCATGGCAGCGTGGTAGCCATGATGCCCGTGTGCACCGTCTGGGGTCCCTGATCGCCATGGGCGGGCAGTTCTCTCTGGGGCAACCTGTCGAACAATGGACCCAGctgcttggagaagatgctTTCAGTCAGGGCTCTGTGGGACGAAACATGGTCATGTCTCACATTGCTCAAGTCTCCGAATGCGGACTCACGGGATCCCAGCATCGTTGAACAGCGTTCCGGGAACACATATGAGGCACCCGAGGAGTTGCCCCCAACCAGAGCTACGGCAAGACATTGTAGTCAAGCCCCCACTGCAACAACGTTTGCATCGCTCAAGGTCGGCCGAGTCAACCGGGTGTGCAAGGGTGTCGGAACGATGAGGTGGGCGTGAGCCAGCTCGCCAACAGCTGAGCGTGGCTAATCGGgcatggtgttgttgttgtcgatATGTAAATGAAATTCCAGTCTTGGGGCCAGAACTGAGATGACCGGAACTTGTCCAATCACAACCAGCGGCCATCGTTCTGATGCCCACGGAGGCATCACTTCCGCGGAATTCCATTTTTTAATGTGTTCTCCTAGGAAACAATGCAGTCACTTAGCTCTCGCTCGAATAATACCGTTTGCCCGCGGGCTCACATCGTTCTCGCATGTCGACACCAAAAGAGTGATGATGAATCTTAATCCCCAAGATCCGTAGTTAAATACGCAACTATTGTTTCAGAAGCTGACCATGATGTAACGCATGTAATTTTGCCCATTAAGATAAAGGACGGGATCGCCCAACACATGCTTGATCGCGAGTCTATCCATAGGCTGGCACGTATCGACTCTTGCGGGCAAGTTCGTGCCGCCAGGACGTGATTTAAGTTGCCCGACCTCGAATCGGCGGCGCCACAGCTTGCGGGAGGGCTCCATGACACTGACAGGACTCACATAGCGGCTCGTGCGTTACCGGTTTGGGAGCACCAGCTTTGGCGCTTGGGAATGTGCCAAGCCACATATTGCTGACGACCTCGAGTCGTAGTAGGCACAGACGGGGAACGCCTCCGGGAACTCGGGGATAGTGCCGGCGTTGAGCATGATTTGTGGGAGGATTCGTGTCATTGGCGTAAAGTCTCTCGATGCGAGATATTTGCCTTCCACCGAGCAAATCAGGAACCAGGGGAACATTTGCTCAACATGTGCAGTTCCTGGCAAGGGGCAAAGGGGCAACTGCCCTTGGCGTTGTCAAGTGACAGTGAACCCTCGTGGCTGTAGAAAACGGGCGTTATCTTGATGGTTATGCCGGAGAACCGCCTTGGTGTGAATGCCTCGCAACAGGATGATGACAACTTTGACATTGTTCAGACGCCTACGTATGTCTACTACGTAGTATGCTGTCGTGTGCTCAAGAGGCAAGGTAGCCCTCAGTCGTTTCCTGGCTGTGGAAGTCCTACGAAGTTAGTGCTGTAGTCTCAAGCCAAGCTCCTAAGCATTGCTGGTTAAACTctgttgaggttgaagccTTGAAGCTCGCCGGGACGGACCCTAACTCCTGAATTGCACACGCGTGCTTATCGCACGATCTGGGAACTTCATGCGGGAGAGGCGGTCGACGCTCCATCTCGAGGATAGCTCAACACAAGAGTCAGTGTATCACAACGCCGCTGGGACCTCCACCAAGGGATACGAAAGCGGAAGAGCGCTAATGAAGCATATCGTGGACAAGCCGGGCACCAGGGGACGATCGTAGATGAGAGTTGCCACGATAGCTGGACTGAAAACTTTGAGAAAGCCAGGCCGAGTTATCCGGTATTTCATGTTGCCATCTGAGCGGTTTGGCGGATCTGAATCACGGCAGTTGGCAGAGATCGCAGGACGGAGGAAGAGAGGTTATCGAGTGCCCCTTGGATCCAAGGGGCCAAAAGATGAGGGTGGTCCAGACGCGCAGAGGACCCTCGACTGTAGAGGGCAAGACTGTTCCAGACAAGCCAAAAAGCCTATACAGAGAGGCAGAAGTCGAGCCCTGCGCCGATCAGCTGAGCGTTTGGGGGCCTCGATCATCGTCTTCAAGCCACTGGCATGCCAAACTTGACATATCGATAGACCAGACGCTGTGAGCTCCCTGGGAATCAAGTGCCGCATCTCATCTATCAACCGCTCTGTTGGACAGCGTTTCAGGCCCGGAAAGACTGCACTGAGGGGTGGTGCGCCTCGGCCCGCTAACCGTCACTCAGGAATCGTGGAAGTTTCGTAAGAGGTGAACAAAGGAAAGCAGTTGGGGACCTGCAGACTGTCGTGCGCGCAACCCCTCGATCGGGTTCGGGGGACTGGTGACAGGGTTCTTGTTAGTTGCGGGCCATGCCCACGTGTTACCGGGAATGGACTCGGGCAAAGCGTTGTGCGCATCTTGAGTTTTGGGTCATGCGGGACAGAAGGTTCAGAGGGCATCATGGCACTTCTTTGGTGTCTCCCCCCAAAGGGTTTGTTGGAACGAGCGCCCTGCCAGGGAGCTTGGATCTCTTGGTCGTCATCATCCCGagctgtcgaggatgagctgcTTACTCCTTAAGGAAGAGCTAGACCAGGGCCAGCCATTGCTTGACGGTTGAGCTTACAACAAGAGAACAAAGTGTCGAAGACAAATAAAAGAGGGGATCTGACTGTCTCATGGCTAGAAGAGGGATAGTTACGCAGCTGAAATGGATCCTGGTGTTTGTCAAAGAAGTCGGGATGGAGCCATCCATGACATCCCCCGTGATCTTTGGTGGTGCAAGTGCAAGCGAGAGTGGGGACGAGGTAGGGGTGTACGAGCGGTTGCCATGTGAAAGCCATGCGTGGGCGCACTGCACACTTGGTGGTGCCATGTATCCGCCTATCGTGATGTAGATTACCTACGGTTCCCAACTATCGATTTCTTGAACCAGGGCAAGGAGCACCAGGGTCCCTCCTGCCCCTGTTGTCGATGCGTGCTCCAGCCAATGGGTACGAGAGCGCCAACGCAGCACCTGGGATTGGATCCGACTGTGATGGGCAGACAGGCTGGAACCAGAGGATTGGAGCTTGTGACAGAGATGGAGGATAAACGAATAAACGCAGCTGACAATGAGATGCAATAAGGAGAGGACGACCTGTGATTCTCAAGCTGCAATTTCAACCCTGCCAGGTTGGGGAGCTGTTGATCTTAACATCCAAATTAAACCAGCCCTCGAAGCAACGCCGAGCAGGACGACGCTTTGAACCCAACTTCCTTAACTGGAAACAACCTGACCCCCCCAACGTCAACGTAAACGTCCCGTCGGCGCCGGCCCAGGCAGGTCCCCCTCCCCCAAAACGTTGACCGTCCCGATTCCACGGttctcttcccctcttcGTGCCTTTTTGCGCAATAAACTTGCCAGcgtcgagcttgatgctTTGAGCTTCATTCCTCAGACGCGTACCTGGAATCACCAGCCGAAGCCCTTCGGACCAAGGTATCCGCTTCCGCACCCTGACCGCGCCGCCGGGCCCCCCATTGCAGCACATCGCAGCGCCCATCGCCTCCTGAATCTGACGACCCGACCCTGAGCCGCCTGCCCCTCAGACGTGCAGCAAACCCACGGCGCGACAACAAACATAACCTTTGCAACGCCTGTACAGATAGGTAGTACCTTACGTACGTACGACTCCCGCACCTGCAGACGGGATGCACGCCCGTTTGGAAAGCGCCTTTGCCCGCGTTGAGCGCGGCCGGGCTAACACCAAGCCTCAGCAACAGGTTTCAAGTTCAAGACCTCtcttgaggttgtcaaggccCTGAGCCTCGGGTCTGCCCAGCTCTGGCGCTGAGCGCGCATATCGACAGCAGCAGTCGTTGTGCCACCCACCTATTTTGAGCTTTCAGGCCCATCTGCCTGCCCACCGTTGCTGCGTGAGACATACTGCCCGTTGTTTCTTTTGTTGCTGGTTGCACAAGCATCGCGGCTGGGAGAGCGCTTCTACCCTCGCCAGCGTCTGCGCGTCCTCCCTCCATCTGGCTGGACTCGCCTACTGTGCCTGTATCCATCCCTACCTCACAGTGCAAGCCTTGTCAGTAactcgtctccctcctcgtTCGTTAGCCTTTTGCCCTAGTGCCTTCTCTCGTTATTCCCCCAACTTCCATTTCTTGTCCCGCTGCTTCATCATTCTCTCCTTTCCCCTCTACGACAATTTTTAGCCACTAGCTCTCCACGAGTTCTCCCCGCAGACGCCACGGGTTCGGTCCTCTCCACCTGTTGGCATCCATCCTATGttcctcttcaccacctGGCCCAGTCGCTGAAACTGCGACCATGCGACCCGATCATGCTGGTTCACGATATACTCACCCGACTTCAGGCATTGCCGCCACCTCGCCCGCCTCTCATCCGTACCCCGTAGCCAGCCCGGCCGACTCCTACCCGACCGCCGAAAGCGACTCCGACCCTTCGCCATCCGGTACCAACCATCGGGACTCGGTCGGTTCAATCGTCGACGACCCCTTCTTCCAGACATACGATCCAGCAGTCaatgccgctgccgcctcggACGGCGACTCCGACTCGGACGGAAGCTCTGTCTACCAATCGCTAGACGACGAGGACTACGAACACCAGTTTCACCCCGGTGTCAAAGCCGGCGCTGGTGACACAGCCAACCCTGCCAATTCTAACGGCGGCGGTGAGGACAGTAATTTCGTTCCCGACAGCGATGACAACGACCCAAGCCAGCACTGGCCGCCTCCCCGTCGAGAGTCTCTGACCGCCACACCTTCGTCGTACTGGGTATGTTACATCTCCAACATGCGCCCCAC harbors:
- a CDS encoding HIT-type domain-containing protein — its product is MSTTQEEPDKAAQPTNETPVPDTGTQDTAEATTSSDATPPKSSLCGVCNVNPPKYKCPRCYLPYCSVACNKTHRENHPPDPEPAPKPEQPQLQQQPSEPRQPFNPSNPFRALESSDKLRQLFQKYPHLPDQLLQIHAATLPPPETKSAIPASLLKGLPPKKETWNHDIGIQNGKEALRKARRADGEEGDAIREYSELILHLMNTDNAEADVGDILRQQLAQEDTKLIERLMAQEKR
- a CDS encoding Nfu-N domain-containing protein; amino-acid sequence: MASSRAPRVVSRTLATLTRSATETTSRTAPRWTRPLSTVRTQLPTATSSSRPRVQLRARPATAPGLAGVGSGVRTIFIQTEGTPNPDALKFLPNHRVVPEGFSTPFIEYLNPRATISPPHPSPLAAKLMNIDGVTSVFYGADFITVTKAADANWAHIRPEIFALITEAITSGETLVNVAERREGETHPEAEEDSLAYNEDDSEVVGMIKELLETRIRPAIQEDGGDIDFRGFDDEGYVHLRLRGACRTCDSSTVTLKNGIEGMLMHYIEEVKGVKQVLDQEEEIALKEFEKFEEKLKQQKGQGQVASAA